From Miscanthus floridulus cultivar M001 chromosome 15, ASM1932011v1, whole genome shotgun sequence, the proteins below share one genomic window:
- the LOC136507011 gene encoding uncharacterized protein, whose protein sequence is MSSSALSDEEIHRQVEETVDAKLRGGNLTPFAMRPSRGFLSLGMRDVRSSPPPVPEDAGQRAINRAHVDAQKKRKDAKAAKRTKHILAREALDKRRHQQQKDGLPLEESPSTSLSTEALDGNDKGEIGRGPLDHLPDIVEVVPRASASSPAPPGRGGEADPGPAVPPFGAEADTAEAWALGKRAVSLVSSAVAAELVAVEATPPAPQRTKGASGSAEDRPAPMDTDATPPPPPPPSQMRFAVAKLGLPRSSQKWPVDDLPLAPLKALKASPSSSAHWVAEAQAAIQRGTASVRVDPKEPVAQGGVTEVAPARSDGAIVPFVVEAPGASGAEVKEAPTPMTAETVVSAVGVSASAEATMTEAGAPETAEAMIAEAGAPKVTVAIMMAARPSMQEAEM, encoded by the exons atgtcttcctccgccctctccgatgaggaaattcatCGTCAGGTGGAGGAGACGGTAGAcgcgaagttgaggggcggcaacctcacccccttcgcgatgcgaccgtcgcgggggttcctttcgctg gggatgagggatgtgcgctcctccccaccgcccgttcccgaggatgcGGGGCAGCGAGCGATCAACCGCGCTCATGTCGAcgcgcagaagaagcggaaggatgctaaggcagcgaagcgcacgaagcacatccttgcgcgTGAGgcgctggataagcgccgccatcAGCAACAGAAGGATGGTCttccgttggaggaatccccatcgacgtcgttgtcgacagAGGCCTTGGacgggaacgacaagggcgagatagggcgaggccccctagaccaccttcctgacatcgTGGAGGTGGTGCCTAGGGCGTCGgcgagcagcccggcacccccgggaaggggaggagaagcggacccggggccggcggtgcCCCCCtttggggccgaggccgacacggcCGAGGCGTGGGcattaggcaaacgcgccgtcagcctggTAAGCTcggcagtcgcggcggagctggttgcggtggaggcgacgccaccggccCCGCAGAGGACCAAAGGGGCGTcggggtccgctgaggaccgaccggcgccgatggatacggatgcgacaccaccgccgccgcctccgccgtcgcagatgaggtttgctgtggcgaagctggggctaccccgttcaag tcaGAAATGGCCTGTGgatgacctccccttggcgccccttaaggcgcttaaggcgagccccagctcctctgcccactgggtggcggaggcgcaagccgccatccAACGCGGCACGGCGTCggtgagggtcgacccaaaggaaccGGTCGCCCAAGGAGGGGTTACCGAGGTGGCCCCTGCACGGTCGGATGGGGCCATCGTGCCCTTTGTTGTCGAGGCTCCCGGGGCCTCTGGGGCTGAGGTGAAGGAGGCCCCTACGCCCATGACCGCCGAGACCGTAGTGTCCGCGGTCGGCGtttctgcgtctgccgaggccacaatgacggaggccggagcccccgagaccgccgaggccatgattgcagaggccggagcccccaaggtcACCGTGGCCATcatgatggcggcgaggccgtctatgcaggaggcggagatgtag